The Pseudalkalibacillus hwajinpoensis DNA window ATGTTCAATAGGCAGGTGGGCTACATGTATTTTGTCGATCGAAGAAAAATAGAAGAACATCTTGAATTTCTTGATAAGGGAATCAAACTTTTTAAAGACAGTTCTTTTGAAACATCGCTTGAGAAACTAGCGTTAGAACGACTCCATCATCTTTTTATTGAGAGCATGATTGATGTTGGTAACAATATAATTGATGGTTTTATTATGAGGGATCCAGGCAGTTACGAGGATATTATTGAAATTTTAGCAGATGAACGAGTAATTCCAGAGAATTGTTCAATTAACTTGAAAGGAATTGTGATGATGAGAAAACCGCTTATGCAGAAATATATCACAATGGATCACGCTGCTTTGGAAGAAAATATAAAAAAGCACATCGAGTCACTCGAAAACTTTTCGGTGCATGTAAGAAAGTATTTGAATGAAGAGCTTGGCGCTGTATCTGCCTTCCTCCCCAAAGATGATAAATAGTTGATATAAAGCATGAATTCAAGCTAAACTAGTAGTAATTGATTAAAGAAGGGTGCTGGTGATCATGATGAAGTTTAGCGAAAAAACCACTCATCATGATCTAACACCAGTAGTAAAACCGCTTTCATACATTGAAAGCGGTTTTCTTCTGGATTGACATTTGAGGAGGAACTAATATGAAGAATTATAAAGGGTACTTAATTGACCTTGACGGCACTATGTATCGTGGTACTGAAAAAATTCATGAGGCAGTCGAATTTGTGAAACGTCTGCAGGAAGCTGATATTCCATATTTATTTGTCACGAACAATTCATCGAAACGAAAAGAACAGGTCTCAGAAAAACTCGAACAGTTTGGCGTTCCCTGTACTCCCGATCATGTTTTCACAACTAGTATGGCCACAGCAAGCTATATTTCTAATGAGAAAAAAGATGCTTCCGTTTATGTTATTGGAGAGGAAGGGATTCGTGATGCATTAACAGATGTAGGGATCACTCTGAAAGATGATAATCCTGATTACGTGGTTGTTGGACTCGACCGGACGATTACTTATGAGAAATTTGCGAAGGCATGTATTGCTGTTCGAAACGGCGCAACTTTTATTTCGACAAATGGTGATATCGCGATTCCAACAGAAAGAGGCCTGCTCCCTGGAAACGGATCACTAACATCAGTTGTTTCTGTTTCTACGCAGGTAGATCCGATTTTTATTGGTAAACCTGAATCGATTATTATGGAACAGGCGTTAGCTCACCTCGGTACAAGCAAAGAAGACACGCTGATGGTTGGAGATAATTACATGACGGATATTTTAGCCGGTATCAATGCGGGGCTGGATACGCTCCTCGTTCATACTGGAGTAACGACGAAAGAGCATCTTGAATCGGTAGATAAGCAGCCAATCCATACTGCTAAAACGCTAGATGAGTGGAAAATTTAAAAACGCCCATGTGGGCGTTTTTTAAAAAAAAGATAAGTTATTCTGTTTTTTGAGCACGGTGCGCTAGACGACTGGAGGCAGCCGCAGCAATAGCGCCGACAATGTCATCAAGGTAGGTGTGACATTTGCCTGTTGATTTGTCGTTCAGCTTTTCAAGAATGCCTGGCTTTTGTTTGTCGATAAAACCATAGTTCGTAAACCCAATGGAACCGTAAACATTCACAATCGAAAGGGCAATAATTTCATCAACGCCATACAACCCTTCATCTTTCATTAAGATATCTTGAAGGGGTTGGTCTAACATGTTTTTTTCAGTTAATTCGTCAAGTTGAATACCTGTTAGAACTGCATTTTGAACCTCTCGCTTTGAAAGGACACGTTCAACATTCTCAGTACATGTGTCAATGTGGAGGTCGGGATGGTATTTTTTTTGGAGATAATAAACAAGGTCAGCAATATCCTTGATTTCGACCCCACGTTCAGTCAATTTGCGCCTTGCTGCCTCTTCAACAAGATCCATAGGTTTCTCGCCCATTCTTGTCCCACCTAACTTTATAGAAAATTGGTATTGTAAGTTATTGATTTTATTAGTATATGAAGAGTTGCCTGAAATATGACAATGAATAACCATACACCAACTGGGCGCACTCGGCATATCTTATATCGATAATGACGAAATGTCGGAGGATTACTATGCTCGAGCGGGATGTGTTTCACCAGTATGGGCTTGTCGTAGAACAGCAAAGTCAGAGTAAGGATGGTTTTTCGTTTCGAACAGCGGATATGAATGAGTTTTTGTTGAAAAGACCGGTCATAGAGCAAGAGGGGGAATTCCCCTGGTATGTGATGGTAGCTCAGTATTTTAACCAGCAAAATGAGCCAACTATGGTGCCAATTCCTTCCAGGCGAGGGAAATACATTGAAACGCTGGACAATGAAGCATTTATTCTTTATCAAAAACCAATGCGAAGGTTTCGAAATGAACAATCTGATGGTCAACGCCTTGCCCTTCTTCATAGGAAAGGAGGGAATCTTTTAGCTGCTTACGATAACTTGCCAGCTACTCAGCCATGGCAGGTCAGATGGCAACAGCGTATGGATCAAATGGAATCCTTCCGAGAAGAATTAAAGAACCAGGGGCAGACTTTAAGAGAATTTGATGAATGGTTTATCGAGACGTTCCCCTATTATTCGGGTTTAGCTGAAAATGCGGTTCAGTACATTGTGGATGCGGGAATTGATTCAGGTACGAATCCATTCGAGATAAGGACGCTTGCTTTTAATCGCTTTTCATCCAGCTATCATCGATCATCAGATAGTCTTTTTCCGAACGATTTTATCCTTGACCATCCTGCGAGAGATCTAGCAGAGTGGATCAGGTTTGAATTGTTTGAATGTGATGGGGATTTTGACACGGTGAGAATGTTTCTATGGGATTACCATGAGAGACGCACGTTAAGTAAAATGGATTGGAACCTGATGTATGCTAGATTGCTTTTTCCTCTCCCATATGTAGAAGCAGTGGAGCATTATTATAGCGACGGAAATTTAAAGGAGAAAGAAAGAAGTCTTAATGCAGTTCAGCGTATCGCCAAAAGAGAAGGAGAGCGTGAAGAAATCTACCGCACTCTCATTCATGAGTTAATGGGAGAACAATCAGCAACGATGAGAAAAATTGATTGGTTAGTGTAAAATTAAAAATCCCCTCCATGACTGGAGGGGATGAATTCGTTTGATTTAAAATACTTGTTCAAGCTCAGTAACGCCTGGAACTTCTTCTAGAAGTGCGCGTTCGATACCTGCTTTTAGGGTAATAGTGGAACTAGGGCAGCTGCCGCACGCTCCCATTAAACGTACTCTTACAACCCCGTCTTCGATGTCTACTAGCTC harbors:
- a CDS encoding DUF86 domain-containing protein, which gives rise to MYFVDRRKIEEHLEFLDKGIKLFKDSSFETSLEKLALERLHHLFIESMIDVGNNIIDGFIMRDPGSYEDIIEILADERVIPENCSINLKGIVMMRKPLMQKYITMDHAALEENIKKHIESLENFSVHVRKYLNEELGAVSAFLPKDDK
- a CDS encoding phosphatidylglycerophosphatase A family protein → MGEKPMDLVEEAARRKLTERGVEIKDIADLVYYLQKKYHPDLHIDTCTENVERVLSKREVQNAVLTGIQLDELTEKNMLDQPLQDILMKDEGLYGVDEIIALSIVNVYGSIGFTNYGFIDKQKPGILEKLNDKSTGKCHTYLDDIVGAIAAAASSRLAHRAQKTE
- a CDS encoding NifU family protein gives rise to the protein MEEQVQDVLNKLRPFLLRDGGDVELVDIEDGVVRVRLMGACGSCPSSTITLKAGIERALLEEVPGVTELEQVF
- a CDS encoding TIGR01457 family HAD-type hydrolase is translated as MKNYKGYLIDLDGTMYRGTEKIHEAVEFVKRLQEADIPYLFVTNNSSKRKEQVSEKLEQFGVPCTPDHVFTTSMATASYISNEKKDASVYVIGEEGIRDALTDVGITLKDDNPDYVVVGLDRTITYEKFAKACIAVRNGATFISTNGDIAIPTERGLLPGNGSLTSVVSVSTQVDPIFIGKPESIIMEQALAHLGTSKEDTLMVGDNYMTDILAGINAGLDTLLVHTGVTTKEHLESVDKQPIHTAKTLDEWKI